The Pseudomonas aeruginosa genome includes the window ACTTGCGAAGCTGGGTTCGTTCTGCGGTGGGGGGAGGATTCGACATGGGTATGCTTGCCTCGATTTCTTCTTTTTCTAATGCACAGCAAAGGAAGGCGGACGGGCGGAAACCGCAGGCTTGCCGCCGTCTACCTTCAGCAAGGGTGGGAACCTCGACGGAAGAACGGGCGGGCGGCGCCGGACCGGAGCCGCCCGCCCATGCTCACACGGTGTGCAGGTACCAGTTGTACTCGAGGTCGGAGATCGAGTACTCGAACTCCTCCAGCTCGCTTTCCTTGCAGGCGACGAAGATGTCGATGTACTTCGGATCGATGTACTTCGCCAGGATCTCGCTGTCGTCCAGTTCGCGCAGGGCGTCGCGCAGGTTGTTCGGCAGGCTCGGCTCCAACTGCTCGTAGGAGTTGCCTTCGATCGGCGCGCCCGGCTCGACCTTGTTGGTCAGCCCGTGGTGCACCCCGGCAAGCACCGAGGCCAGCAGCAGGTAGGGGTTGGCGTCGGCGCCGGCGACGCGATGTTCCAGGCGTACCGCGTCCGGGCTGCCGGTGGGCACGCGCAGGGCCACGGTGCGGTTGTCCAGGCCCCAGCTCGGCGCGTTCGGCACGTAGAACTGCGAACCGAAGCGGCGGTAGGAGTTGACGTTCGGGCAGAGGAAGGCCATAGAGGCCGGCAGGGTCTCGAGCACGCCGCCGATCGCATGGCGCAATGCGGCGTTCTGCTCGGGATCCTCGCTGGTGAAGATGTTGTTGCCATGCTTGTCGAGCAGCGAGATGTGTACGTGCAGTCCGTTCCCGGCCTGGCCCGGATAGGGCTTGGCCATGAAGGTGGTGTCCATCTCATGGTCGTAGGCGATGTTCTTGATCAGGCGCTTGAGCAGCACCGCATAGTCGCAGGCCTTCATCGGGTCGGCGACGTGATGCAGGTTGACCTCGAACTGCGCCGGTGCGGATTCGGCGACGATGGCGTCGGCCGGGATGCCCTGGGCGCGGGCGCCGTCGATGATGTCCTGGAGGCACTCGACGTATTCGTCGAGGTCGTCGATAGAGTACACCTGCACCGACTGCGGACGCTTGCCGGAGATCGGCGAGCGCGGCGGCTGCGGCCGGCCGTTCACGTTCTCCTGGTCGATCAGGTAGAACTCCAGCTCGAAGGCGGCGACGATGGTCAGTTCCATCTCGGTGAACCTGGCCACCACCTGGCGCAGGACTTCGCGGGGGTCGGCGAAGAAGGGATCACCTTCCAGCTCATGCATGGTCATCAGCAGTTGCGCGGTCGGGCGCTTCTGCCAGGGTTCCATGGAGAGGGTGCCGGGGATCGGGTAGCAGATCCGGTCGGCGTCGCCGATGTCGAGACCCAGGCCGGTACTCTCTACGGTGGAGCCGGTGATATCGAGGGCGAACAGGGAAGCGGGAAGGTTGATACCTTTTTCGAAGACTTTGGGCAGACTGTTGCGTTCGATTCGCTTGCCGCGAACCACGCCATTCATGTCTGAAATCAGAAGGTCGACGAACTGGACCTCGGGATGTTCCTGAAGGAACAGGCTCGGCTCAGTGAGCTGAACGGCACGCAGGGGTACCGACATGATGCAACACCTTTTTTGTTAAAAATTTCAATCATGCGGGGGCTGGAGCCAGAGTCAATCGGAAAGCCAATTTGTTGTCAATAGCCCTCTCGTCGCCCTCGCGGACGGCGAAATAGCCGTAGACAGGGCCTTCCAGCGCATCGCGAAAGCGGCCAAAGCCAGGCCAGGCAAGGTGTTCAACCTGGTGCAGCAGATATTTTACAGGCTCCGTTGTACGAAAAATTGAACAAGGCTAAGCTGTGCCAACCCTACAACAGCAATAAACCGGGTGTTCCATGTCCTACCAGCCGTCCCTCGGCGCCAAGTTCCGCGGCCACAAGATCGGTCAGCATCCGCGTTAGCTCCGCTCCGGTTCTTCTCTCCCTCGATTCTTCGCAGCGCCCTCGAGCGGCCCTCGCTCGTCCGCCGCCTGCCCTGCCCGTCCTCCTTATATAAGGAAGGACACCGGCCGCTTTCGCCTGCGTGGATAACGGATACGAAGAGCAAGATCGTTCAAGCCAGCCCGATGCGCCTGCTGGCATGCTGGACCGACGTTCACCACCGCCATGCCCCCATGACTGCCCACGACCTGCCCCGCCAAGCCTTTCTCCGCGGCGCCGTCGCCATCCTCCCATTGTCCCTGGCCGTCGCGCCCTGGGGGCTGCTGGCGGGATCGATGGCCATCGAAGCCAACCTCACCCCGGCCGAGGGCCAGGGCCTGTCCGCCATCGTCTTCGCCGGCGCCGCCCAGTTGGTGGCGATCGGCATGCTCAAGGGCGGTGCCGGGTTCTTTTCGATCATCTTCACCACCCTCCTCCTGACCTCGCAGCACCTGCTCTACGGCATGAGCTTGCGGCCGGTCCTGTCGCCTCTGCCGGGACGCTGGCGGATCGGCCTGGGCTTCCTGCTCACCGACGAGTTCTTCGCCCTCGCCAGCCAGCACGACCGGCGCAACTTCAACCGCTGGTACGCCCTCGGCGTCGGCCTGACCTTCTATATCGCCTGGAACCTGTTCACCCTCGCCGGCATCCTGCTTGGCCGCAGCATTCCCGGTCTCGAACACCTGGGCCTGGATTTCTCCATCGCCGCCACCTTCATCGCGCTGGTCGCGCCGCTGGTGCGCAACGTACCGACGCTAGTCTGCGTGGCCACCTCGCTGTTCTGCTCGGTGCTGTTCAGCCACTGGCAATGGAGTTCGGCGCTGGTCCTCGCCGGTCTCGCCGGGATGGCCGCCGGTTTCATCTGCAACAAGCTGTATCGGGAGGCGCCATGGTCTGGGCAGTGATCTTCGGGATGGGCGCGATCGTCTTCCTCAACCGCTACCTGTTCCTCGAACCGCGCCTGCCGATCCGCCTCGGCAGCAACCTGCGGCAGTTCCTCGGTTTCGCCGTGCCGGGAATGCTCACGGCGATCTGCGGCCCCATCGTGTTCATGCCCGAGGGCCGCATCGACCTCGGCTACGACAATCCCTACCTGGTCAGCGGCGCAGTCACCGTGGCGCTGGTGCTCTATACCCGCAATACCCTGGCGAGCATGCTGCTGGGCATGGCGTTCTTCTTCCTGTTCAAGTGGTGGCTGATTTGATCGATGTCAGTCGCTGACGGCATGACCTCTGCATGCAGCCCCTTGCAGGGTTCATACAAACTCGCGGCGGGCGGCTATATGGCCCACCAGATGCTCCGGAGCAGCCGCTATCCGGCTGACAGCCAGGCTACTATCGATGCAGTACCTGATAGCAACCATCTCCCTTCTATCTAGCCTGGATAAACACGCGTAAACCTGGCGCCCGCCCAGGCAAAGCAATTGACGGGGAGCACTTTAGAAAATCACCCGAAAATAATGACGATAGTCACAGTGAACGCCATCCTCCCGCTCGACGGCTTTCACCTTGAACTGCTTTGCCCCCAGCAACTCCAAGACACGAACCAGTTGATCATGGCTGAATATCTGTGTATGCCCGATTGCTGGAACTCCGCGAGAGTCAGTCACCAACAGTAGCTCACCGCCCGTCCTCAACCTACCCACACAGTCAATCAGGAACTGGATCCAGTCGGCCGTATGGTCAAGCACATTTGAGCAAACGACGAAATCGAAAGCACTCTCTATATCGGCAACACCATCCCTTATATAACAAGAAGAACCTCTTTCCCCGAGAGTCGAGAATGGAAGGTTCTCTGCATACAGCCCCATCAATGAGTCCTGGGCAGTCACTGTCACGCCTTCGACCTTCTCGAAAAAGCCGATCGGCCCACTACCTACTTCCAAAACCTTACCTTCAAAACCTTCGTAGCGATAATGCGAGGAGCCGTACGTGAACCCCATCTTCCCAAGAAACCACATTGCATCCTTATGCCGGGCCTCTTGTAGTTCCTCGACAGACAGATGGCGATAGGGCCATTTATCCTTCCAGAAAGAAAGCTCGTACTCCTGGGAATGTATCCACTGCTCCGGATCTGCAGACGCAACGCTACGTACGTCAGGAGCAGTTTCAACCCTACGGGACACCGACGAGAATTCGCCTGCACCACTGCCACGCTCTTCGATACACACTAGAGGAGTGCCACTCGAACGACGGCGTTCCCAGAAACCGGATAAAAATTTCACCCTAAAAACCTCCCTGCTCATTGATACCCTTGCCCATCGGACTAAAAGATAAAAAGCCGAAACTTGCCGACAACCAAACAACAACTCGCCCTCTATCTCAGCGCCCCAGCAAAGATCTTCCCCTCAGGAAGCAGCCAAACAGCACGGCGCGAGGAAAAACTAACAAAGAAAATTTATAAATAATGTAAGAACAATCCTTTTTGCTAGAGGAAATAGTTACATAGACATAGTTGAGGAGAAGATGGAGAAACGAACGGAAAACCGCGCTCTCCGATCCGCCTAGGGGAGATCCGTTGCGATGACGCTCCAGGCCCATCCCTTCCAGATGAAGTGCTGAAAGGGGCCTCCCCCGGAACGAAGAACGAGGGTTCATGCGCCACGGGAATGAACTCGCGAAGAAAGGTCGCTTGGCGCTGGCGCGCTTTGGGCCGAAGA containing:
- a CDS encoding glutamine synthetase family protein, whose product is MSVPLRAVQLTEPSLFLQEHPEVQFVDLLISDMNGVVRGKRIERNSLPKVFEKGINLPASLFALDITGSTVESTGLGLDIGDADRICYPIPGTLSMEPWQKRPTAQLLMTMHELEGDPFFADPREVLRQVVARFTEMELTIVAAFELEFYLIDQENVNGRPQPPRSPISGKRPQSVQVYSIDDLDEYVECLQDIIDGARAQGIPADAIVAESAPAQFEVNLHHVADPMKACDYAVLLKRLIKNIAYDHEMDTTFMAKPYPGQAGNGLHVHISLLDKHGNNIFTSEDPEQNAALRHAIGGVLETLPASMAFLCPNVNSYRRFGSQFYVPNAPSWGLDNRTVALRVPTGSPDAVRLEHRVAGADANPYLLLASVLAGVHHGLTNKVEPGAPIEGNSYEQLEPSLPNNLRDALRELDDSEILAKYIDPKYIDIFVACKESELEEFEYSISDLEYNWYLHTV
- a CDS encoding class I SAM-dependent methyltransferase encodes the protein MWFLGKMGFTYGSSHYRYEGFEGKVLEVGSGPIGFFEKVEGVTVTAQDSLMGLYAENLPFSTLGERGSSCYIRDGVADIESAFDFVVCSNVLDHTADWIQFLIDCVGRLRTGGELLLVTDSRGVPAIGHTQIFSHDQLVRVLELLGAKQFKVKAVEREDGVHCDYRHYFRVIF
- a CDS encoding AzlC family ABC transporter permease translates to MTAHDLPRQAFLRGAVAILPLSLAVAPWGLLAGSMAIEANLTPAEGQGLSAIVFAGAAQLVAIGMLKGGAGFFSIIFTTLLLTSQHLLYGMSLRPVLSPLPGRWRIGLGFLLTDEFFALASQHDRRNFNRWYALGVGLTFYIAWNLFTLAGILLGRSIPGLEHLGLDFSIAATFIALVAPLVRNVPTLVCVATSLFCSVLFSHWQWSSALVLAGLAGMAAGFICNKLYREAPWSGQ
- a CDS encoding AzlD domain-containing protein, whose protein sequence is MVWAVIFGMGAIVFLNRYLFLEPRLPIRLGSNLRQFLGFAVPGMLTAICGPIVFMPEGRIDLGYDNPYLVSGAVTVALVLYTRNTLASMLLGMAFFFLFKWWLI